A single window of Asticcacaulis sp. AND118 DNA harbors:
- a CDS encoding efflux RND transporter permease subunit, translating to MLSRFFIDRPIFAWVVAIVIMLAGLLSIRTLPVEQYPDIALPQVRVNASYPGASAKTVEDSVTQIIEQGMTGLDRLKYMTASSSDSGSANVTLVFEAGTNIDTAQVQVQNQIQAVINRLPQDVQAQGVRVNKASNNMLLVISLYSTDGSLTNADLGDYLVSNIQDTLARVDGVGETNVFGSGYAMRIWLNPEKLVGYNLTPADIVTAIRAQNAQVSAGQLAAQPTTDDIALNATITSQSRLTTAAEFQNIIVKSDASGATVYLRDVARVELGQQNYESISRINGQPATGIAISLATGANALKTADLVKAEMETMSKAFPKNIAYAIPNDSTDFIKLSIKEVVKTLIEAIVLVFIVMFLFLQNWRATIIPTIAVPVVLLGTLGILAAFGYSINLLTMFGLVLAIGLLVDDAIVVVENVERVMHEEGLDPKEATRKSMDEITGALIGIGLVLAAMFVPMAFFGGTQGIIYRQFSITIVSAMALSVLVALVLTPPLCATILKPIDHEKHAEKKGFFGWFNKSFNAASHGYMRSVGKIVGKPLRYLAIYGVVIVACAMMFRVLPTSFLPDEDQGFMQAIVQLPVGTTSKTTNEVVKKVEAYLSKDPTARYVFARVGSNGQNQGQVNIRMKPFEERGTSDLRVPAVIERARKEFAKPEYRNARVIPTQPPVVRSLGDASGFSFVIKDVGGVGPQALLAARNDFIRRAEGDPRLGSVRSGGQDLTPQLKIDIDKTAAGAMGVSVSDINAMLSAAWGGSYVNDFIDRGRVKRVYVQADTPYRMRPEDLNRWYVRNRDSAMVPFSAFGSSRWQSGTPTLERYNGSPSTGVQGATAEGVSSGDAMAAVEELAADLPQGTAIEWTGLSLQERESGAQAPALYALSVLVVFLLLAALYESWTIPFSVILVLPLAVLGALVATWARGLDNDIFFQVGLLTTIGLSCKNAILIVEYARTLQERGMGLIDATLEASRIRLRPILMTSFAFTFGVLPLALANGAGSGAQHAIGTGLIGGVLSATLLAIFYIPLFFVLVQKLFNRKYRNEVKSA from the coding sequence ATGCTGTCCCGCTTCTTTATCGACCGTCCCATCTTCGCCTGGGTGGTGGCCATCGTCATCATGCTGGCCGGTCTGCTTTCGATCCGTACACTGCCCGTCGAACAATATCCCGACATCGCCCTGCCGCAGGTGCGGGTGAACGCCTCCTATCCGGGGGCGTCGGCCAAGACGGTCGAGGATTCGGTGACGCAGATCATCGAGCAGGGGATGACCGGTCTCGATCGCCTGAAGTATATGACGGCGTCGTCCTCGGACAGCGGATCGGCCAATGTGACGCTGGTCTTCGAAGCCGGGACCAATATCGACACGGCCCAGGTGCAGGTGCAGAACCAGATTCAGGCCGTGATCAACCGTCTGCCGCAGGACGTGCAGGCGCAGGGCGTGCGGGTCAACAAGGCCTCGAACAACATGCTGCTGGTCATCTCGCTCTATTCGACCGACGGCTCGCTGACCAATGCCGACCTTGGCGACTATCTGGTCTCGAACATTCAGGACACGCTGGCGCGTGTTGACGGGGTGGGGGAAACCAATGTGTTCGGTTCCGGCTACGCCATGCGCATCTGGCTCAATCCGGAAAAGCTGGTCGGCTATAATCTGACGCCCGCCGACATCGTCACCGCCATTCGAGCCCAGAACGCGCAGGTCTCCGCCGGTCAGCTTGCGGCGCAGCCGACGACCGACGACATCGCGCTCAACGCCACCATCACCTCTCAGTCGCGCCTGACAACAGCGGCGGAATTCCAGAACATCATCGTCAAGAGCGACGCGTCGGGCGCCACCGTCTATCTGCGCGACGTCGCCCGCGTCGAACTGGGGCAGCAGAATTACGAGTCGATCAGCCGCATCAACGGCCAACCCGCCACCGGCATCGCTATCAGTCTCGCCACAGGCGCCAATGCGCTGAAAACGGCTGATTTGGTCAAGGCCGAGATGGAGACGATGTCGAAGGCCTTCCCCAAGAATATCGCCTACGCCATCCCCAACGACTCGACCGACTTCATCAAGCTGTCGATCAAGGAGGTGGTGAAGACGCTGATCGAAGCCATTGTACTGGTCTTCATCGTCATGTTCCTGTTCCTGCAGAACTGGCGCGCCACCATCATCCCGACCATCGCGGTTCCCGTTGTGCTCCTGGGGACACTGGGGATTCTGGCGGCCTTCGGCTATTCGATCAACCTTCTGACCATGTTCGGGCTGGTTCTGGCCATCGGCCTCCTGGTCGATGACGCCATTGTCGTGGTGGAAAACGTCGAGCGCGTAATGCACGAAGAGGGGCTCGATCCCAAGGAAGCCACGCGCAAATCGATGGATGAAATCACCGGCGCGCTGATCGGCATCGGCCTCGTTCTGGCCGCCATGTTCGTGCCCATGGCCTTCTTCGGCGGCACGCAGGGCATCATCTATCGTCAGTTCTCGATCACCATCGTTTCGGCCATGGCCCTGTCGGTTCTCGTCGCCCTGGTCCTGACGCCGCCGCTCTGCGCGACCATTCTCAAGCCGATCGACCACGAAAAACACGCTGAAAAGAAGGGCTTCTTCGGCTGGTTCAACAAAAGCTTCAACGCCGCCAGCCACGGCTATATGCGCAGCGTCGGCAAAATCGTCGGCAAGCCGCTGCGCTATCTGGCCATCTATGGCGTGGTTATCGTCGCCTGCGCCATGATGTTCCGCGTCCTGCCGACCTCCTTCCTGCCGGACGAGGATCAGGGCTTCATGCAGGCCATCGTGCAACTGCCCGTCGGCACCACCAGCAAGACGACCAACGAGGTGGTGAAGAAGGTCGAGGCCTATCTGAGCAAGGACCCGACCGCGCGTTACGTCTTTGCCCGCGTCGGTTCCAACGGTCAGAACCAGGGGCAGGTCAATATCCGCATGAAGCCGTTCGAGGAGCGCGGCACAAGCGACCTGCGCGTGCCGGCGGTGATCGAGCGCGCCCGCAAGGAATTCGCCAAGCCCGAATACCGCAATGCCCGCGTCATCCCCACCCAACCGCCGGTCGTGCGCTCATTGGGCGACGCATCGGGCTTCTCCTTCGTCATCAAGGACGTCGGCGGCGTCGGCCCGCAGGCTCTGCTGGCGGCGCGCAACGACTTCATCCGCCGCGCCGAAGGCGATCCGCGCCTGGGCTCGGTGCGCTCCGGCGGACAGGACCTGACGCCGCAGCTCAAGATCGACATCGACAAGACCGCGGCCGGCGCCATGGGAGTCAGCGTTTCCGACATCAACGCCATGCTCTCGGCGGCGTGGGGCGGCTCCTACGTCAACGACTTCATCGACCGTGGCCGCGTCAAGCGCGTCTATGTGCAGGCCGATACGCCCTACCGTATGCGTCCGGAAGACCTGAACCGCTGGTACGTGCGCAACAGAGACAGCGCCATGGTGCCCTTTTCGGCCTTCGGCTCCAGCCGCTGGCAGTCGGGCACGCCGACGCTTGAGCGCTACAACGGCTCGCCCTCGACGGGGGTGCAGGGCGCGACGGCGGAAGGCGTGTCGTCGGGCGACGCCATGGCCGCCGTCGAGGAACTGGCCGCCGATCTGCCGCAGGGCACGGCGATCGAATGGACCGGCCTGTCGTTGCAGGAACGCGAATCCGGCGCGCAGGCCCCGGCGCTGTACGCCCTGTCGGTGCTGGTCGTCTTCCTGCTGCTGGCGGCTCTGTACGAGAGCTGGACCATTCCCTTTTCGGTCATTCTGGTGCTGCCGCTGGCGGTGCTGGGGGCTCTGGTGGCGACCTGGGCACGCGGTCTGGACAACGACATCTTCTTCCAGGTCGGGCTTCTGACCACGATCGGCCTGTCGTGCAAGAACGCCATCCTCATCGTCGAATACGCCCGAACGCTTCAGGAGCGCGGCATGGGACTGATCGACGCCACGCTGGAAGCTTCGCGTATTCGTTTGCGTCCGATCCTGATGACCTCGTTCGCCTTCACCTTCGGCGTCCTGCCGCTGGCCTTGGCCAATGGGGCGGGCTCCGGCGCGCAGCACGCCATCGGCACCGGCCTGATCGGCGGCGTCCTGTCGGCGACCCTGTTGGCCATCTTCTACATTCCGCTGTTCTTTGTGCTGGTGCAGAAGCTGTTCAACCGCAAGTACCGCAACGAAGTCAAATCGGCCTAG
- a CDS encoding DUF3667 domain-containing protein produces the protein MTGEIEAVADVATGTLAAHAVDGGEGGGHGRGNCLNCGEKLTGPYCHACGQAAHTHRTLMGFGHDILHGVFHFEGRFWHTIPLLVAKPGELTRRYINGERIRFISPVALFLFMVFLTFAVLNFGPGVDVNTGIRTAAHKTEIANTQAEIRTLEAARRTKLADGRGADAIDAQLNAKRETLEQLRAGQIVTDGALDPGFEAKMHTGVKPIDKVIHKVAQNPNLFVYKLQSSAYKFLWLLIPISLPFIWLMFAWRRDVALYDHAVFATYSLSAMMLLMIVLHLLSLIGLPDVIGNWALVLAPPFHMYRQLRGAYGVSRFGGLWRVVFLLVSAGISSVIFALVLIQMMMGH, from the coding sequence ATGACAGGCGAAATCGAAGCGGTTGCGGATGTGGCGACGGGGACCTTGGCCGCGCACGCTGTCGATGGCGGCGAAGGCGGCGGGCATGGGCGCGGCAACTGCCTGAACTGCGGTGAAAAGCTGACTGGTCCCTATTGTCACGCCTGCGGCCAGGCGGCGCACACCCATCGCACCCTGATGGGCTTCGGGCACGACATACTGCACGGCGTTTTTCACTTCGAAGGCCGTTTCTGGCATACGATTCCGCTGCTGGTCGCCAAGCCGGGCGAACTGACGCGCCGCTATATCAACGGCGAGCGCATCCGGTTTATCTCGCCCGTGGCGCTGTTCCTGTTCATGGTGTTTCTCACCTTCGCCGTGCTCAACTTCGGGCCGGGCGTCGATGTCAATACTGGCATTCGCACGGCGGCGCATAAGACCGAGATCGCCAATACGCAGGCCGAGATACGCACGCTGGAGGCTGCGCGCCGTACGAAGCTTGCCGACGGTCGGGGGGCGGACGCCATAGACGCCCAACTCAATGCCAAACGCGAGACTCTTGAACAACTCAGGGCAGGTCAGATCGTGACCGATGGCGCGCTCGATCCCGGGTTCGAGGCCAAGATGCATACAGGCGTGAAGCCCATAGACAAGGTGATCCATAAGGTCGCCCAGAACCCCAACCTGTTCGTCTACAAGCTCCAGTCCTCCGCCTATAAGTTCCTGTGGCTGCTCATCCCCATTTCGCTGCCCTTCATCTGGCTGATGTTCGCCTGGCGGCGCGATGTCGCCCTGTACGATCACGCCGTCTTCGCCACCTATTCGCTGTCGGCCATGATGCTGCTGATGATCGTCCTGCACCTGCTGTCGCTGATCGGCCTGCCGGACGTCATAGGCAACTGGGCGCTGGTGCTGGCGCCCCCCTTTCACATGTACCGGCAGCTACGCGGCGCCTATGGCGTCAGCCGGTTCGGCGGTTTGTGGCGGGTGGTCTTTCTTTTGGTCTCCGCCGGCATCTCGTCTGTCATCTTCGCTCTGGTGCTTATCCAGATGATGATGGGGCACTAG
- a CDS encoding alpha-N-arabinofuranosidase, translated as MLKTLTTLALTATIGCSASAALAAPVRIDATLKPDQPGLEIPRHIYGQFSEHLGLGVYEGIWVGPDSPIPNTRGIRNDVVAALKAIKMPNVRWPGGCFADEYHWRDGIGERSSRPSRKNNWWGGTPESNAFGTHEFFDFVEQTNSEAYLAVNVGSSNPTEMREWIEYMTSPGDDDLAKERRANGHDKPFKVPFIGIGNESWGCGGEMRPEYYADEYRRFSAFFHKGADNPAVRVASGSNADDVNWTDVVVGSAGKRMDAISLHYYTLPTANWSKKGPATNFPVDQWYSTFYQTSRMDKIIRDHMAAMDKHDPKKRIALYVDEWGTWYDVEPGTNPGHLYQQNTLRDGIVAAYNFNIFHRYTERVKMTNIAQTVNVLQAVILTDKEKMALTPTYYAYKMYVPFQDATLIPLDVAAPSLLGKDKEGKEQAYPAFNVTAAKARDGKTYIGVANTNLTEGYVLNINLGSLKARTVSGDILTADKMDAHNVPGQPEAISLAAFKGGKVKGNVLELTIPAKSVVVVRLD; from the coding sequence ATGTTGAAGACACTTACGACGCTGGCGCTGACGGCCACTATCGGCTGTTCGGCCTCCGCCGCTCTGGCCGCGCCGGTCCGGATCGACGCCACGCTGAAACCGGATCAGCCCGGCCTGGAAATTCCGCGCCATATCTACGGTCAGTTCTCCGAACACCTCGGCCTCGGCGTTTATGAAGGCATCTGGGTCGGACCGGATTCGCCCATTCCCAATACGCGGGGCATACGCAACGACGTTGTGGCGGCGCTGAAAGCCATCAAGATGCCGAACGTGCGCTGGCCCGGCGGCTGCTTCGCCGACGAATACCACTGGCGCGACGGTATCGGTGAGCGCTCCAGTCGTCCGTCGCGTAAGAACAACTGGTGGGGGGGCACGCCCGAAAGCAACGCCTTCGGCACGCACGAATTCTTCGATTTCGTCGAGCAGACCAATTCCGAAGCCTATCTGGCGGTCAATGTCGGCTCGTCGAACCCGACCGAGATGCGCGAATGGATCGAGTACATGACCTCGCCCGGCGATGACGATCTGGCCAAGGAGCGCCGCGCCAACGGCCATGACAAGCCCTTCAAGGTGCCCTTCATCGGCATCGGCAACGAAAGCTGGGGCTGCGGCGGCGAAATGCGCCCGGAATACTACGCCGACGAATATCGCCGCTTCTCGGCCTTCTTCCATAAGGGCGCGGACAATCCCGCCGTGCGCGTGGCGTCCGGCTCGAACGCCGACGATGTAAACTGGACCGACGTGGTGGTCGGCAGCGCCGGCAAGCGCATGGACGCCATTTCGCTGCACTACTACACCCTGCCGACCGCCAACTGGTCAAAGAAGGGCCCGGCGACCAACTTCCCGGTCGATCAGTGGTATTCCACCTTCTATCAGACCTCCCGCATGGACAAGATCATCCGCGACCACATGGCCGCGATGGACAAGCACGACCCCAAGAAGCGCATCGCGCTCTATGTCGATGAATGGGGCACCTGGTACGACGTCGAGCCCGGCACCAATCCGGGTCACCTCTATCAGCAGAACACCCTGCGCGACGGCATCGTGGCGGCCTATAACTTCAACATCTTCCATCGCTATACCGAGCGCGTGAAGATGACCAACATCGCTCAGACCGTGAACGTCCTGCAGGCCGTTATCCTGACCGACAAGGAAAAAATGGCCCTGACTCCGACCTATTACGCCTACAAAATGTATGTGCCGTTCCAGGACGCGACCCTGATCCCGCTCGATGTCGCCGCCCCGTCGCTGCTGGGCAAGGACAAGGAGGGCAAGGAGCAGGCCTATCCGGCGTTCAACGTTACGGCCGCCAAGGCCAGGGACGGCAAAACCTATATCGGCGTCGCCAACACCAACCTGACCGAAGGCTATGTGCTGAACATCAACCTCGGCTCGCTGAAGGCCAGGACCGTCTCCGGCGACATCCTGACCGCTGACAAGATGGACGCCCATAACGTGCCGGGCCAGCCGGAAGCCATCTCGCTCGCCGCGTTCAAGGGCGGCAAGGTGAAGGGCAATGTTCTGGAACTGACTATTCCGGCCAAGTCGGTGGTCGTGGTCAGGCTCGACTAA
- the otsB gene encoding trehalose-phosphatase, translating to MILPDRLDARATALFLDIDGTLAHIRPRPEDVGPDVRRNDLLKRARRVLTGRLAILSGRSISEIDYITGNSVRAVAGVHGLERRDAEGERRDHMLTDEVRHALDQALLVLTALAEQKPGVLIETKGKSIGVHYRLNPDAEGMVKTITSNLAQNSLLVLQLGDRVAELRAPGPDKGDALRAFMNEAPFEGFTPVFVGDDLTDEHAFRAAAQGGGFGILVGEPRETAARFCLPNVQAVLDWLEAGVTHHA from the coding sequence ATGATCCTACCTGACCGGCTGGACGCGCGGGCGACTGCGCTGTTTCTGGATATCGATGGCACTTTGGCGCACATTCGCCCGCGTCCTGAAGACGTCGGCCCCGATGTGCGGCGCAACGACCTTTTGAAGCGCGCGCGCCGCGTGCTGACCGGACGGCTGGCCATTCTGTCCGGCCGGTCCATTTCCGAAATCGACTACATTACCGGGAACAGCGTGCGGGCCGTCGCCGGTGTGCACGGACTGGAGCGTCGCGACGCCGAAGGCGAGCGCCGCGACCACATGCTGACCGACGAGGTGCGCCACGCGCTGGATCAGGCGCTTCTGGTGCTCACCGCTCTGGCGGAACAGAAGCCCGGCGTCCTGATCGAGACCAAGGGCAAGTCAATCGGCGTGCACTATCGGCTCAATCCCGACGCTGAGGGTATGGTCAAGACCATCACCTCCAACCTGGCGCAAAATTCGCTGCTGGTGCTGCAACTGGGCGACCGCGTGGCCGAACTGCGCGCGCCGGGCCCGGACAAGGGCGACGCGCTCCGGGCCTTCATGAACGAAGCGCCGTTCGAGGGCTTCACGCCGGTGTTTGTCGGCGACGATCTGACCGACGAGCACGCCTTCCGGGCGGCGGCGCAAGGGGGTGGCTTCGGCATCCTGGTCGGTGAGCCGCGTGAGACAGCGGCCCGCTTCTGCCTGCCCAATGTGCAGGCTGTGCTGGACTGGCTGGAAGCGGGGGTGACGCATCATGCCTGA